The Xyrauchen texanus isolate HMW12.3.18 chromosome 33, RBS_HiC_50CHRs, whole genome shotgun sequence region AAAATTACATCCTAAATCTTTACATGTGTCATTtattcaaaaaaatacaaataaacaattcTAGCGATTCTACACTTCTGAAccacagttagacagacagacagacagacagacacatagatagatagatagatagacagacagacacatagatagatagacagacagacacatatatagacagacagacagacacatagatagatagacagacagacagacacatagatagatagacagacagacagacagacagacatagatagacagacagacagacacaaagacagacagactcatagacagatagacagacagacagacaaacacatagatagatagatagacagacagacagactaatagacagacagacagacacatagatagatagacagacagacagacacatatatagatagacagacagacagacatagacagatagacagacagacacatagatagatagatcgacagacacatagatagacagacagacacatagatagatagatcgacagacacatatatagatagatagatagacagacagacagacacatagatagatagatagatagacagacaaacacatagatagatagatagatagacagacagacacatagatagatagatagatagatagacagacagacacatagatagatagatagatagacagacaaacacatagatagatagatagatagacagacagacacatagatagatagatagatagacagacaaacacatagatagatagatagatagacagacagacacatatatagatagatagacagacagacacatagatagatagatagatagatagacagacagacacatagatagatagatagatagacagacaaacacatagatagatagatagatagacagacagacacatagatagatagatagatagatagatagacagacacatagatagatagatagatagatagatagacagatagacagacagacacatagatagatagatagatagacagacagacacatagatagatagatagatagatagatagacagacacatagatagatagacagacagacacatagatagatagacagacagacacatagatagatagatagacagacagacacatagatagatagatagatagacagacagacagacacatagatagacagacagatagacagacacatagatagatagatcgacagacacacagacacatagatagatagatagacagacagacagacagacacatagatagatagacagatagacagacagacacatagatagatagacagacagacattcagacagacagatagacagacagacagacagacacacagatcgacagacacatagatagatagatagatcgacagacacatatatagatagatagatagacagacagacacatagatcgatagacagacagacacatagatcgacagacacatagatagatagatagacagacagacacatagatagatagatagatcgacagacacatatatagatagatagatagacagacagacacatagatcgatagacagacagacacatagatcgacagacacatagatagatagatagacagacagacacatatatagatagatagatagacagacagacacatagatagatagatagatagatagatagatagatagatagatagatagacagacagacacatagatagatagatagatagacagacagacacatatatagatagatagatagatagatagacagacagacacatatatagatagatagatagacagacagacacatagatagatagatagatagatagatagatagatagatagacagacagacacatagatagatagatagatagacagacagacacatagatagatagatagacagacacatagatagatagatagacagacagacagacagacacatagatagatagatagatagacagacagacacatagatagatagatagatagatagacagacacatagatagatagacagacagacacatagatagatagacagacagacacatagatagatagatagacagacagacacatagatagatagatagatagacagacagacagacacatagatagacagacagatagacagacacatagatagatagatcgacagacacacagacacatagatagacagacagacagacagacacatagatagatagacagatagacagacagacacatagatagatagacagacagacattcagacagacagatagacagacagacagacagacagacacacagatcgacagacacatagatagatagatagatcgacagacacatatatagatagatagatagacagacagacacatagatcgatagacagacagacacatatatagatagatagatagatagatagacagacagacacatatatagatagatagatagacagacagacacatagatagatagatagatagatagacagacagacacatagatagatagatagatagacagacagacacatagatagatagatagacagacacatagatagatagatagatagacagacagacacatagatagatagatagatagatagatagacagacagacacatagatagatagatagacagacagacacatagatagatagatagatagacagacagacacatagatagatagatagatagatagacagacagacacatagatagatagatagatagacagacagacacatagatagatagatagatagatagacagacagacacatagatagatagatagacagacagacagacacatagatagatagatagacagacagacagacacatagatagatagacagacagacagacagacagacacatagatagatagacagacagacagacacatagatagacagacagacagacagacagacacatagatagatagacagacagacacatagatagatagatagatagacagacagacacatagatagatagacagacagacagacagacagacacatagatagatagacagacagacacatagatagatagacagacagacacatagatagatagacagacagacacatagatagatagatagatagatagacagacagacaaacacatagatagatagacagacagacaaacacatagatagacagacagacacatagatagatagatagacagacagacacatagatagatagatagacagacagacacatagatagatagatagacagacagacaaacacatagatagatagatagacagacacatagatagatagatagacagacacatagatagatagatagacagacagacacatagatagatagacagacagacacacagacacatagatagatagatagacagacagacacatagatagatagacagatagacagacagacagacacatagatagacagacagacagacacacagacacatagatagatagatagacagacacatagatagatagatagatagatagacagacagacagacacatagatagacagacagacagacacacagacacatagatagatagatagacagacagacacatagatagatagacagatagacagacagacagacacatagatagacagacagacagacacacagacacatagatagatagatagacagacacatagatagatagatagacagacagacacatagatagatagatagatagatagacagacagacagacacatagatagacagacagacagacacacagacacatagatagatagatagacagacagacacatagatagatagacagatagacagacagacacatagacagatagacagacagacattcagacagacagatagacagacagacagacagacacacagatagatagatagatagacagacagacagactaatagacagacagacagatacattattattattattattattgttattatagacTATAGAAACATTATTATGACTCCATTAGAGAAACTGCATCAATCTGTAATGAGATGTTTATGGTTTATTAGATCAGAGTGTTGTTGTGTTTGGGGTCAGGACAGGTGAAGGATGCGCGCGAGGCCCAACATCAGCACCGACCCACACATGCAACTCATTAAACCAATAACACCTAATGATACCATCACATTTACCAAATTAAACCTTAAACACTACATCATAACCGACCGCAACTACTATGCATACATGAACATATAAAGACAGGACCTGAAGCTgctcatacatacacatacatacatatatatatatataacacctcAATTAATCGCTGTGTATATTGTTCATTATAAGCGGTGATGAATGAGACATGGTGTGTTTACCTGCCCACTGTCTGGTTGGCGAGCTGTCGCATTCGGTTGAATTGCTTCTTCATCTTCCTTCAGTTTGTGCGCGAATCCCGAGGGATGAAAACCAGCAGACATTCCTTACTTACAGGACAACCGTCAGGAAATACCACACTGCACGAGCCATCCACAATAACTCCCTTCGGCGTGAAACCATCACCTACACATCGTGAAATCGGCAGAAATCATCGTTAAAGCGCGCAGCTCGTCGCGGCTGTGAGATGCGGGATGCTCCGGTGAACGCTGAGCGCTGGTGACGTCACGCCAAGGAGCAGCACAGCtttatgggaaatggagttcaGATGCATTCGCTCTGACGTCATATCTGGATTGGTAATCGGAGAAGCGTGATTTATAAACTGTGAATTAATACAACCATTGTAAAATATCTTTCTCCATTTTAAGAGATTTTAAGAGATATTCCTGAttaagtttttattatttatattcattttagttTGCATAcaactttatttgttattttaaatgtattataactgataactatatatttgttattgtttttcttcttctgcattTCTCCAATGAAGTGTGAGCATCTTCTTGTATTCTCCACATTCACaaataatttgacattttgactCAAAAATTAAttctggatttatttatttatcaaaagCATCCAAAATAGAGTTATCTGAACAATATTGCCATCGTGTGGATGTTGTAAAGACATGCAGCTTTAAAGTTGAAGCATACAGGACATTAGAAgttatacattattaatacattattatgataaattatataataaattataaacacATTATACATAATATACTCCGTCTATATTCCAAAAAATACACCAATGGTTTGGAGCATGTCGATTGGTTAGTCGGTGTTGGGTGTAATGTATTACTAAGTTGTGCATtacaaagtggaaaataatattaatatataatatttttatggcagtttattGACGCAGACgtttttgtatttttcatctggtcgaggttgatcagggtttaagaaagtaattagtaataagtaatgcaattactttccaGACTgattaattagtaaagtaatcttaaTACACTGGTGTAAATGTCATTAATAGTTAGTAATAAAGtactttttttagagtaacttaaccAACACTACTTATTATCGTTTTCTGCATGTGTGTTGAAGCTGAAGTGTAATTGGGGGCGTGTCCTCTGTGTTGAGTGACAGAACTCTGCGCATGCGCGCTACAGAGTGTTAAAGAGGCGATATGGCGGCATTCAGAGTGGGTCTGTTGACCCGAGCTCTTTCTAAAGGAAAAACACGAGTAATCTCTAATATTATGCTTGGAGCAAGAGCAGGTGCGTTCTCATACACATTATCTGTCTTAATATGCAAATACACTGTCGGTACAGAAAGGATATGGGATAAATAATATGATAACCTTCATGTCAAGGCCAGTGCGCTAACAGGCTAAGCTAAAGATAGTGTTCATGTGATTGTAAACACAAGTAATTTATTACTTAATGctttgtgtatttttgtaaatagacagacagacagacagacagacagataaatggaCATaccgatagatagatggacagacagacagacagacagacagatagttagttagttagttagttagttagacaTACAcactgatagatagatggacagacagagagactgatatagatagatagatagattgacagacagacagatagacagatggacagagagatatatagatagttagacagatagatatacattcagacagagagatagttagacagatggacagatagttagttagacagacatagatagatagatagatagatagacagatagatatacattcagacagacagatagatagttagacagatggacagacagagagaaagatagacagatggagagatagaaagacatatagatagttagacagatggacagacagacagatagatagacagaatcaaagatagatagatagttagacagacaaatgtatagaaagacagacagaaacaaagagatgtatagacagacagacacatttgGTGTTTTACAGGGTGTTTTCTCCTCTTAAATATGTCatttaaatctgtctgtctggaaAGCTTGATGTAGGGTAATGTCAATCTAAAAAAATGatttaacatgtttaatgtttgtgttgttttctagCCTCTGGTGTTTCTCAAGGCATGCTGCCCGGCCCGTACCCCAAAACCCCTGAGGAAAGAGCTGCAGCAGCCAAGAAATACAACATGACGCTGGAAGATTACCAGCCGTATCCTGATGATGGCTCTGGGTGAGCCCCTGAGTCAACACACCTGTGACACTGTTACTGGATCcttgtttattgtatttgtagTCTTATGGTTCTAGCTTTATTAGCGGTGTTGTGTTTCAGGTATGGTGACTACCCCATGCTACCGAACAGATCACAGCATGAAAGAGACCCGTGGTATCAGTGGGACCATCCTGATCTGAGGAGAAACTGGGGAGAACCCGTAAGAGAAGATTCACAACACTTTAATATCGTCTAACGCAACATTCACTATTAGCATTCAGTGAACAATGCAGTcgttatgaccaaaatcttatatcgtGATATTgtcatgttttatgtatttatttaaatcaatacaaattggttaatattttaaataaccatattgtactGCCTATATCTGAgcataaacacacacggcagctgcgtggtggtctctctctcccaaactgccgcaTCCGTCctcggctttatccctctcctcggatGACTATCCTGATTGGGGGCGGCCATCCTCActcacggccccgccctcctcctcgtcacactaaaGGAGGAAAAACAAATCGCTTGTATTCCGAGTGATTATCGGTCGTGCAAAGTAGTTTgtagattaatcttttctgatcTGTGTCGGCTTTTGTAAACCTACACCACAGATGTCGctcctgttttaataacaagctcctccTCATTTTCTTGACATATTTGGGAATTTTTGGGCTGTTAAAGTGAGTAATCCCGCTCTGCGCTGTCCTGTAAATACCAGGAAGCCTGCTGGACAGAGATGGCATGGGAAACACGAAGCATATTAAGCGCTATTAAAGCACCTTCATGTTTCTTAAATTCTCTCTCACGTGAAGCCCCGCCCACTGATAAATAAGCCCcacccactgatagataagcccacaCTGCGAACATGGATATTTACACATTGCGATATACACCATTCAGCAAATTCTCTATCGTTTTCAAAGTTGTCTCATCAACTTGACAAACCCCTTAAACTCTATGGACACTATAAGGGGGCGCTATATCACGGAAAAAGTTTtcgcttaaaacgttaaagtcctCGTATACATTAGTCAGTCGTATGGCGTTTCATtataaagcttagaatctgatcttttcagagataacatcacttctgcatttatgttacttaaaataacataataaagcCTCAAAACATTCAcgttgaaaattagcgccccctagaggtaatgaggtagaaatattcatataaaaataaaagtccttcacataccACCTAAATGggcatgtcatatatcaaatgaaagctctcattctgtGGAATATGACTGGAATAtattttgttgcactaatatCACAGCTCAAAAGATTTTCTCAAAAGTATCTCAAAGTGAAATATgttttctgtaagtcatcaaatacaaacttcGCGATTTATGTGCCGATATCTGCTGCTGTAAGCCACAAATAGCTACAAACTATATATCTGCTTTTACATTAGGAAATTCTCTAAagaatgagccattgtttacttgtctgtgagcttgcttggctgaataatccaatgttatatcttggatgtccagaacaaaatatgccatccagcaggaaaagaatgataaaacaaatcaattttgattattgatgataaaatgatatgttatatatcatctcagctttctaatgacacctagattgagcttgtagtcaactcagaggccgagatattcaatgaaataatgagggtgttgcttgaactgaacattagactgaatgtctatggatctgagcacatctgtgaggggtataatgtgttagagcctcctacagttcacatctgtgaggggtataatgtgttagagctccctacagttcacatctgtgaggggtataatgtgttagagcctctacagttcacatctgtgaggggtaaaatgtgttagagctccctacagttcacatctgtgaggggtcaaatgtgttagagcacccctacagttcacatctgtgaggggtaaaatgtgttagagctccctacagttcacatctgtgagg contains the following coding sequences:
- the ndufb8 gene encoding LOW QUALITY PROTEIN: NADH dehydrogenase [ubiquinone] 1 beta subcomplex subunit 8, mitochondrial (The sequence of the model RefSeq protein was modified relative to this genomic sequence to represent the inferred CDS: inserted 1 base in 1 codon), which codes for MAAFRVGLLTRALSKGKTRVISNIMLGARAASGVSQGMLPGPYPKTPEERAAAAKKYNMTLEDYQPYPDDGSGYGDYPMLPNRSQHERDPWYQWDHPDLRRNWGEPMHWNFDMFIRNRVDTSPSPVDWRTMCKHLLGFVGFMMLMFGLGEVFHAYQPVAPKQYPFNNLYLERGGDPXKEPEPVKHYKI